From a region of the Teredinibacter turnerae genome:
- the dcd gene encoding dCTP deaminase, whose product MSIKSDKWIRRMAEQEGMIEPFEPGQIRYDSNNQKLVSYGTSSYGYDVRCAREFKIFTNVHSAVVDPKNFDEHSFVDISSDVCIIPPNSFALARTVEYFRIPRSVLTVCLGKSTYARCGIIVNVTPLEPEWEGHVTLEFSNTTPLPAKIYANEGIAQMLFFESDEVCETSYGDRGGKYQGQTGVTLPKT is encoded by the coding sequence ATGAGCATTAAATCTGACAAGTGGATTCGCAGAATGGCCGAGCAGGAAGGCATGATCGAACCCTTCGAACCCGGCCAGATCCGCTACGACAGCAACAACCAAAAGCTGGTGTCCTATGGCACCTCCAGCTATGGCTACGACGTGCGTTGTGCACGTGAATTCAAAATTTTTACCAATGTTCACTCTGCGGTGGTCGACCCCAAAAACTTTGACGAACACAGTTTTGTGGATATCAGCAGTGATGTGTGCATCATTCCGCCCAACTCTTTTGCGCTGGCTCGCACCGTTGAATATTTTCGTATTCCCCGTTCAGTGCTAACCGTTTGTTTGGGTAAATCGACCTATGCGCGTTGCGGCATCATCGTAAATGTCACTCCACTGGAACCCGAGTGGGAAGGTCACGTGACACTGGAGTTTTCCAATACAACACCTTTGCCTGCGAAAATCTATGCGAATGAGGGTATCGCGCAAATGCTGTTTTTCGAAAGTGACGAAGTTTGCGAAACGTCCTACGGTGATCGCGGTGGGAAATACCAGGGGCAGACCGGCGTCACCTTGCCAAAAACCTGA
- the apbC gene encoding iron-sulfur cluster carrier protein ApbC has translation MGTIMTSDKLQSIYSELAETPVPDLAGVTLADIVQLQETSSGLQALLRLGVYNPALSANLEQCLADIVSRQGAEVTTTWVVDVPGSSRATATASLESVKNIVAVASGKGGVGKSTTSVNLALALAADGAKVGLLDADIYGPSQPHMLGVGDQRPQMHAANVMTPIDTQGIKLLSMGNLVTEKTPMVWRGPMASGALQQLLNNTHWGELDYLVVDMPPGTGDIQLTLSQSVPLAGAVVVTTPQDIALLDAKKGIEMFTKVDVPVLGVVENMSTHTCSNCGHTEAIFGEHGGDQLAEEYGVGLLGRLPLAMSIRSQTDSGRPPVAAEPESAVAAEYFSIARKVALSLWQLAANASNAGPMISITDD, from the coding sequence ATGGGGACTATTATGACCAGCGATAAGCTGCAATCGATTTACAGTGAACTAGCCGAAACTCCCGTGCCTGATTTGGCGGGGGTGACTCTGGCGGATATTGTTCAACTTCAGGAGACAAGCTCAGGCTTACAAGCGCTGCTGCGGTTGGGTGTTTATAATCCGGCATTGTCTGCGAACCTTGAACAGTGTCTCGCCGATATCGTCTCCCGCCAAGGGGCTGAAGTCACTACAACGTGGGTGGTCGATGTTCCCGGCTCATCAAGGGCAACGGCGACTGCCAGCCTTGAAAGTGTTAAAAATATTGTCGCTGTGGCATCGGGTAAGGGCGGCGTGGGGAAATCGACCACCTCGGTGAACCTGGCGTTGGCACTCGCCGCAGATGGCGCAAAAGTTGGTTTGCTCGATGCGGATATTTACGGCCCAAGCCAGCCGCATATGCTGGGTGTTGGCGATCAACGGCCGCAGATGCACGCGGCCAACGTGATGACTCCCATTGATACGCAAGGCATCAAGCTATTGTCTATGGGCAACCTGGTAACCGAAAAGACGCCGATGGTATGGCGCGGCCCTATGGCCAGCGGTGCATTGCAGCAACTGCTGAACAACACCCATTGGGGAGAGCTCGACTATCTGGTGGTGGATATGCCGCCAGGTACCGGTGATATTCAGCTGACGCTGTCGCAATCGGTGCCGCTTGCCGGCGCAGTAGTGGTGACAACCCCACAGGATATCGCCTTGCTGGATGCCAAAAAGGGCATAGAAATGTTCACCAAGGTGGACGTGCCTGTACTGGGCGTTGTGGAGAATATGTCGACCCATACCTGTTCTAACTGCGGCCATACGGAAGCGATTTTTGGTGAGCATGGTGGCGACCAGTTGGCGGAGGAGTACGGGGTAGGCTTGTTGGGACGATTGCCGCTGGCAATGAGTATCCGCTCGCAAACAGACAGTGGTCGGCCGCCAGTGGCAGCGGAACCCGAGTCTGCCGTGGCGGCTGAGTATTTTTCCATTGCTCGTAAAGTTGCGTTGTCACTTTGGCAACTGGCAGCGAATGCCAGCAACGCGGGCCCGATGATTTCGATTACTGACGATTAG
- the rsxA gene encoding electron transport complex subunit RsxA, whose product MTEFAVIMLSTVLVNNFVLVQFLGLCPFMGVSNKLETAIGMGTATTFVLTLASVCSYMVHSWVLVPLGLTYLKTISFILVIAAVVQFAKMFIEKTSPLLYRVLGVFLPLITTNCAVLGVALQNTNKNHNFLESTFYGFGAAVGFSLVLILFAAMRERLAVADVPVAFKGAAIGMITAGLMSLAFMGFAGLV is encoded by the coding sequence ATGACAGAATTCGCAGTGATCATGCTGAGTACCGTGCTGGTAAACAACTTTGTGCTGGTGCAGTTTCTCGGCCTGTGTCCGTTTATGGGGGTTTCGAACAAACTCGAAACAGCTATCGGCATGGGTACCGCAACCACCTTTGTACTCACCCTGGCGTCTGTGTGTAGCTATATGGTTCACAGTTGGGTCCTGGTGCCACTCGGACTGACTTACCTTAAGACCATCTCGTTCATTCTGGTGATTGCCGCCGTAGTGCAGTTCGCCAAAATGTTCATCGAGAAAACTAGCCCACTGCTTTACCGGGTCCTCGGCGTATTCTTGCCGCTGATCACCACCAACTGTGCGGTATTGGGTGTGGCATTGCAAAACACCAACAAAAATCACAATTTCCTGGAATCCACCTTTTATGGCTTTGGCGCAGCAGTTGGTTTCTCGCTGGTGTTGATCTTGTTCGCAGCCATGCGCGAGCGCCTCGCGGTCGCCGACGTGCCCGTCGCATTCAAAGGCGCTGCCATCGGTATGATTACCGCAGGATTAATGTCATTGGCGTTTATGGGCTTCGCAGGATTGGTATAA
- the sbcB gene encoding exodeoxyribonuclease I codes for MRTFYWHDYETWGANPAVDRPSQFAGVRTDENLNIISDPLVIYCQPPEDIWPQPQAVMVTGITPQNARTNGLPEHEFIARIHREMAEPQTCTVGYNSLRFDDEVTRYALFRNYFDPYEREWRNGNSRWDIIDMVRLTYALRPEGIEWPLVEGRPSFKLENLTQANGIAHQAAHDAFSDVEATIAVAKLIKDRQPQLYQYVRDYSGKRKLAELIDVQSRKPLLHVSSRFSAEHGCSALVAPLAMHPVNKNAVIVFDLSVDPQPLIDASAEEVLQRLYVAADDLPEGMERIPLKLVHLNKCPILATPKLLDETAATRLKIDKSVCETHWQKLQRADLKSKLAAVFSQNDFPPRQDPEQQLYDGFIGDADKRTSVQLRAATAVQIQQHNFVFEDARLSAILLRYKARNFPETLSDEEAAEWSEHVRLRLMDGGDGCLSYAEFQSTVANLRCEHESSPGKLALLDALEDYAAEQLSAHGLRA; via the coding sequence ATGAGAACCTTTTATTGGCATGATTACGAGACCTGGGGCGCGAACCCAGCGGTTGATCGACCAAGCCAGTTTGCAGGTGTGCGCACTGATGAAAATCTGAACATCATCAGTGACCCGCTGGTGATTTATTGTCAGCCGCCAGAAGATATCTGGCCGCAGCCGCAGGCGGTGATGGTAACCGGTATTACCCCCCAAAACGCGCGGACTAACGGGTTGCCGGAACACGAATTTATTGCGCGTATTCACCGGGAGATGGCTGAGCCACAAACCTGTACGGTGGGCTACAACAGTCTCCGTTTCGACGATGAAGTTACCCGCTACGCATTATTCCGCAATTACTTTGATCCTTACGAACGCGAGTGGCGCAACGGCAATTCCCGCTGGGATATTATTGACATGGTGCGTCTGACCTACGCCTTGCGGCCAGAGGGTATTGAGTGGCCGCTGGTGGAGGGGCGCCCATCGTTTAAGCTTGAGAACCTGACACAAGCAAATGGCATTGCGCACCAGGCGGCGCACGATGCATTTTCCGATGTGGAAGCGACGATTGCGGTTGCGAAACTGATTAAAGACAGGCAGCCGCAGCTCTACCAATATGTCCGCGACTACAGTGGTAAGCGCAAGCTGGCGGAGTTGATTGATGTTCAAAGCCGCAAACCTCTTTTACACGTATCATCCCGGTTTTCTGCCGAGCACGGATGCAGTGCACTGGTAGCGCCTTTAGCGATGCATCCCGTGAATAAAAATGCGGTGATCGTATTTGATTTGTCGGTGGACCCGCAGCCTTTGATTGACGCCTCTGCCGAGGAAGTGTTGCAGCGTTTGTATGTTGCGGCAGACGATTTACCCGAGGGCATGGAACGCATCCCGCTCAAACTGGTTCATCTGAATAAGTGCCCTATATTGGCGACGCCCAAACTGCTCGATGAAACAGCGGCAACCCGATTGAAAATTGATAAATCTGTATGCGAGACGCACTGGCAAAAACTGCAGCGTGCCGATCTAAAATCCAAACTCGCGGCGGTGTTTTCGCAAAATGACTTTCCACCACGCCAGGACCCAGAGCAACAGTTGTACGACGGGTTTATTGGCGACGCAGACAAGCGTACTTCGGTGCAGTTGCGGGCTGCGACCGCAGTGCAGATACAGCAACACAATTTTGTGTTCGAGGATGCGCGCCTGAGTGCGATACTGCTGCGCTACAAAGCGCGCAACTTTCCCGAAACCCTGAGCGACGAGGAGGCTGCCGAGTGGTCTGAACATGTTCGTTTGCGGTTGATGGACGGCGGTGACGGCTGCCTATCCTACGCCGAATTCCAGAGTACGGTGGCAAACCTGCGCTGCGAACACGAGAGTTCACCCGGCAAGCTGGCGCTGCTGGATGCGCTTGAAGACTACGCCGCCGAGCAACTAAGTGCCCACGGATTACGCGCCTGA
- the metG gene encoding methionine--tRNA ligase, translated as MTADSAIPPRKILVTSALPYANGAIHLGHMVETIQTDIWVRFQKLRGNQCIYVCADDAHGTAIMLRAEQLGVTPEEQIAAVSTDHQADFADFLIDFDNYHSTHSEENRELSSHIYTQLQNNGHIATRSVTQAYDPEKQLFLADRYVKGTCPKCKTPDQYGDNCENCSATYSPMELLNPVSVISGATPIAKDSDHYFFTLPAFTDFLKDWTRAGHLQDEVANKLAEWLDSGLQEWDISRDAPYFGFEIPGHPGKYFYVWLDAPIGYMASFKNLCDKTDGLEFDDYWKKDSDCELYHFIGKDIINFHALFWPAMLSDAGFRTPTKVCVHGFLTVDGTKMSKSRGTFINARTYLKHLDPEYLRYYYASKLTNSVDDLDLNLEDFISRVNSDLVGKVVNIASRTAKFVAKSGGTLSAVVAEPALWEKFTAAEQSIASHYENREYGKAMREIMALADAANEYIAEQAPWQLAKEPGKEQQVLEVCTMGVNCFAALMTFLKPVLPATALKAEAFLNTTLDWSDSLTFMGEHTIQAFKPLMTRIVPENVTAMIEASKEEAPQKPAEPEGWLAKEPIADEIEYADFAKVDLRVALIANAEHVEGADKLLRLTLDLGGETRNVFAGIKSAYDPAQLIGKRTVMVANLKPRKMKFGMSEGMVLAAGPGGKDIYVLTPDDGAEPGMRVM; from the coding sequence ATGACAGCTGACTCTGCTATTCCCCCAAGAAAAATTCTGGTTACCAGTGCGCTCCCCTACGCAAACGGCGCCATACACCTGGGCCACATGGTAGAAACCATTCAAACCGATATTTGGGTACGTTTTCAAAAGCTGCGTGGTAATCAATGTATTTATGTATGCGCAGACGATGCCCATGGCACCGCGATTATGTTGCGCGCAGAGCAACTTGGCGTTACACCGGAAGAACAAATCGCTGCGGTAAGCACTGATCACCAAGCCGATTTCGCTGATTTTTTAATCGACTTTGATAATTATCATTCAACGCATTCAGAAGAAAATCGCGAGCTGTCCAGCCACATCTATACCCAGCTGCAAAACAATGGCCATATTGCCACACGTTCGGTGACTCAGGCGTACGATCCGGAAAAACAGCTGTTTTTGGCCGACCGCTATGTGAAAGGCACATGTCCGAAGTGTAAAACACCCGACCAGTATGGTGACAACTGCGAAAATTGTAGTGCGACCTACTCGCCGATGGAGTTGCTGAATCCTGTTTCCGTCATTTCCGGCGCTACCCCTATAGCGAAAGACTCCGACCATTACTTTTTCACTTTGCCGGCATTTACCGACTTTTTAAAAGACTGGACGCGAGCCGGTCACCTGCAGGATGAAGTTGCCAACAAATTGGCCGAGTGGCTCGACAGTGGTCTGCAGGAGTGGGATATCTCTCGCGATGCGCCCTACTTCGGTTTTGAAATTCCCGGCCACCCGGGCAAATACTTTTATGTTTGGTTGGATGCGCCAATTGGTTATATGGCGAGTTTCAAAAACCTCTGCGACAAAACAGACGGTCTAGAATTCGACGACTACTGGAAAAAGGATTCCGACTGCGAGCTTTACCATTTCATCGGCAAAGACATTATTAATTTCCACGCCTTGTTCTGGCCAGCGATGCTGAGCGATGCCGGTTTCCGCACGCCGACCAAAGTTTGCGTGCACGGGTTTTTAACCGTCGACGGAACCAAAATGTCCAAGTCACGCGGTACCTTTATCAACGCGCGAACCTACCTCAAGCACCTGGACCCCGAATATCTTCGCTACTACTACGCGAGCAAACTCACGAACAGCGTGGACGATCTGGACCTCAACCTGGAAGATTTTATCAGTCGGGTAAATTCGGATTTGGTAGGCAAGGTGGTTAACATCGCCAGCCGTACGGCTAAATTCGTTGCCAAATCGGGGGGAACTCTTTCGGCTGTGGTGGCTGAGCCCGCCCTGTGGGAGAAGTTCACCGCTGCCGAGCAAAGCATTGCCAGCCATTACGAAAACCGCGAGTACGGGAAAGCCATGCGCGAAATTATGGCACTTGCGGATGCGGCGAACGAGTACATCGCCGAGCAAGCCCCGTGGCAGCTGGCCAAGGAACCCGGCAAAGAACAGCAGGTACTTGAAGTCTGCACCATGGGCGTTAACTGCTTTGCGGCCCTAATGACCTTCCTCAAGCCGGTACTGCCTGCAACGGCGCTAAAAGCCGAGGCATTTTTGAACACCACGTTGGACTGGTCTGACTCTCTGACATTTATGGGTGAGCACACCATCCAAGCATTTAAACCGTTAATGACCCGAATCGTACCGGAAAACGTAACGGCCATGATTGAAGCCAGTAAAGAGGAAGCGCCGCAGAAGCCAGCAGAACCAGAAGGTTGGCTTGCCAAGGAGCCTATTGCTGACGAAATAGAATACGCAGACTTCGCCAAGGTCGACCTCCGTGTTGCGCTTATTGCCAACGCGGAACACGTGGAAGGTGCCGATAAATTGCTGCGCCTCACCCTCGACCTGGGTGGCGAAACTCGCAATGTTTTTGCGGGAATTAAAAGCGCATACGACCCCGCCCAGTTAATTGGCAAGCGCACCGTGATGGTCGCCAATCTGAAGCCGCGCAAAATGAAATTCGGTATGTCTGAAGGTATGGTTCTGGCTGCGGGCCCCGGTGGCAAAGATATTTATGTTCTGACACCAGATGACGGCGCGGAACCTGGTATGCGCGTGATGTAA
- a CDS encoding aspartate carbamoyltransferase, producing the protein MQFPGAHILSVEQFDRADIERIFAVADSMEPYALRKRVTRVLEGAILGNMFFEPSTRTRVSFGCAFNLLGGEVRETTGFKSSAIAKGESLYDTARVLSGYSDVICMRHPEEGSVAEFASASRVPVVNGGDGANEHPSQALLDLYTIQKEVRAKGGSMDSLRIAMIGDLKYGRTVHSLSKLLALYDRVEVALVSPQELAMPEKYVETLRAAGHKVTVSSELSQSISSVDIVYSTRIQEERFASKAEADLYRGRFRLNQAIYTQFCQPNTVIMHPLPRDSRADANELDTDLNQNPNLAIFRQTDNGVLVRMALFAMILDVVDEVDKHARDVNWYHNRDLDL; encoded by the coding sequence GTGCAATTTCCTGGAGCTCACATTTTATCTGTCGAGCAGTTTGACCGTGCCGACATCGAACGTATTTTTGCGGTAGCGGATAGCATGGAACCTTACGCGTTGCGCAAGCGCGTTACCCGCGTATTGGAAGGCGCGATTTTAGGCAATATGTTTTTTGAACCAAGCACGCGGACCCGGGTAAGTTTTGGTTGTGCGTTCAACCTGTTAGGCGGGGAAGTGCGTGAAACCACGGGTTTCAAAAGTTCAGCCATTGCCAAAGGCGAGTCTCTGTACGATACCGCGCGGGTGCTCTCCGGTTATAGTGATGTTATTTGCATGCGCCACCCGGAAGAAGGCTCAGTAGCGGAGTTTGCTTCGGCCAGCCGGGTTCCGGTGGTCAACGGGGGAGATGGAGCGAATGAGCACCCCAGCCAGGCTCTGCTGGATCTATACACCATCCAGAAAGAGGTGCGGGCGAAAGGCGGGAGCATGGACAGCCTGCGCATTGCAATGATTGGCGACTTGAAATATGGCCGTACGGTACATTCACTCAGTAAGTTGCTGGCACTCTACGACCGTGTCGAAGTCGCTCTGGTATCGCCGCAGGAATTAGCGATGCCGGAAAAATATGTAGAAACCCTGCGCGCCGCCGGCCACAAAGTCACCGTGTCTTCCGAGTTGAGTCAGAGCATTTCCAGTGTCGATATCGTATACTCCACCCGTATTCAGGAAGAGCGTTTTGCGTCCAAAGCTGAGGCCGATCTCTACCGCGGCCGCTTTCGCCTGAATCAGGCGATTTACACCCAGTTCTGCCAGCCCAATACCGTCATTATGCACCCCTTACCGCGGGACTCGCGGGCAGATGCTAACGAGCTCGATACCGATCTCAATCAGAACCCGAACCTGGCAATCTTCCGCCAGACAGACAATGGTGTTCTGGTGCGGATGGCCCTGTTTGCCATGATTCTCGATGTGGTTGATGAGGTGGATAAGCACGCCAGAGATGTGAATTGGTACCACAACCGCGACTTGGATTTATAG
- a CDS encoding 1-acyl-sn-glycerol-3-phosphate acyltransferase produces MSQFDDIRPYNDDEVRPILDKLLADGEFLDTVARLKLRGAIGGLARLARPMVRRRLAREVSGVSSVLDFQQRVEVYLGQMLERTTSSLTCSGLDQLDAKAPHLFISNHRDIAMDPALVNWVIYHSGFSTLRIAIGDNLLTKPFASDLMRLNKSFIVRRALTNRRDKLVAAKNLSSYIHHSVLNDRENVWIAQREGRAKDGLDQTNPALINMLAMSKNKAMSFGDFIEEARIVPVAVSYEYDPCDQAKARELYEKATHGTYTKEQHEDVESIARGITGFKGHCHVAFGTPLSASYEDADQVAEEIDRQIEANYVLHPSNCLAFEMLEKRTPKVRVGEQQLAFDDTDWNAERSEFRSRLETCNEKYKPTLLTAYANPVYKRLGLK; encoded by the coding sequence ATGTCGCAGTTTGACGATATTCGCCCCTATAACGACGATGAAGTGCGTCCTATCCTTGACAAATTACTCGCGGATGGCGAATTTCTGGACACTGTCGCCCGATTGAAATTGCGTGGCGCGATTGGTGGATTGGCGCGCCTCGCCCGGCCAATGGTCCGCCGACGTCTTGCTCGCGAAGTTTCCGGTGTGAGCAGTGTGCTGGACTTTCAGCAGCGTGTCGAAGTGTATTTGGGGCAAATGCTTGAACGCACCACCAGCAGCCTGACCTGTTCGGGGCTGGACCAGCTCGATGCGAAGGCTCCGCACTTGTTTATTTCCAACCACCGGGACATCGCGATGGACCCGGCGCTGGTCAACTGGGTTATCTATCACAGTGGCTTCAGTACCCTGCGGATCGCCATTGGCGACAACCTGCTGACCAAGCCGTTTGCATCCGACCTCATGCGCCTGAACAAGAGTTTTATTGTTCGGCGCGCGCTGACAAACCGGCGCGATAAGCTGGTGGCGGCGAAAAACCTCTCCAGCTACATCCATCACAGTGTACTCAACGACCGCGAAAACGTTTGGATCGCTCAGCGCGAGGGCCGCGCCAAAGATGGGCTCGATCAGACCAATCCGGCACTTATTAATATGTTGGCGATGAGCAAAAACAAGGCGATGAGTTTTGGTGACTTTATAGAAGAAGCCCGGATAGTGCCAGTTGCGGTCTCCTACGAGTACGATCCGTGCGACCAGGCTAAGGCGCGAGAGCTTTACGAAAAAGCGACGCACGGCACTTATACCAAGGAGCAGCATGAAGACGTGGAATCTATTGCACGCGGCATCACTGGGTTTAAAGGACACTGCCATGTCGCGTTTGGCACGCCACTGAGTGCGTCCTATGAGGACGCAGACCAGGTTGCAGAGGAGATCGACCGTCAAATCGAAGCCAACTATGTGCTTCATCCCAGTAACTGTCTGGCGTTTGAAATGCTCGAGAAACGCACGCCTAAAGTACGTGTGGGGGAGCAACAGCTAGCGTTCGATGACACTGACTGGAACGCCGAGCGCAGTGAGTTTCGCTCGCGCCTTGAAACCTGCAACGAAAAATATAAACCGACTTTGCTAACGGCATACGCTAACCCTGTCTACAAGCGTCTGGGTCTGAAATAG
- the can gene encoding carbonate dehydratase, whose amino-acid sequence MEQLDTLFQNNRAWAEAIKAEDPEFFEKLAKQQSPEYLWIGCADSRVPANEIVGLLPGELFVHRNIANCVVHTDLNCLSVIHYAIEMLKIKHIIVCGHYGCGGVQAALQNQQYGLADHWVRNIRDVYYNNRKKLDGITDDKERVDRLCEINVKQQVANVCHIPVVQNAWASGQSLAVHGWIYSIQDGLLRNITSVVDSLEDVPDHYRVTEA is encoded by the coding sequence ATGGAACAACTCGATACGCTTTTCCAGAATAACCGCGCCTGGGCTGAGGCCATCAAAGCGGAAGATCCAGAATTTTTTGAAAAACTCGCCAAACAACAAAGCCCGGAATATCTGTGGATAGGTTGCGCAGATAGCCGGGTTCCAGCTAATGAAATAGTTGGACTGTTACCAGGTGAACTGTTTGTTCACCGCAATATAGCCAACTGCGTGGTGCATACCGATTTAAATTGTTTATCTGTTATCCACTACGCGATCGAGATGTTAAAAATAAAACATATTATCGTTTGTGGCCACTATGGCTGCGGCGGCGTGCAGGCTGCATTGCAAAATCAGCAATACGGTCTCGCCGACCATTGGGTAAGGAACATTCGCGATGTGTACTACAACAATCGCAAAAAACTGGATGGCATTACCGACGATAAAGAGCGTGTGGATCGCTTATGTGAAATCAATGTAAAACAGCAGGTTGCCAATGTTTGCCACATACCGGTGGTGCAGAACGCCTGGGCCAGCGGCCAGTCACTCGCCGTCCACGGGTGGATATACAGTATTCAGGATGGCTTGCTGCGCAATATCACGTCGGTAGTCGACTCACTGGAAGATGTTCCTGACCATTATCGGGTAACCGAAGCCTAG
- a CDS encoding EF-hand domain-containing protein, with amino-acid sequence MLSGKTIAAPGPVADDQWLLAKYDENGDNIITVDEISEKRKQIFERMDGDGTGDVSFGEYRQLDQAKREMLLKARFNKLDLDQDGVLSGDEYVSYLGSFERFDQNGDGSITSEEIASPGSGDRSGWLSKKVKEDVSCLLWFCVRGSPN; translated from the coding sequence ATGCTTTCAGGGAAGACAATTGCGGCGCCAGGACCGGTGGCAGACGATCAATGGTTATTGGCCAAGTATGATGAAAACGGCGATAACATTATTACGGTGGACGAAATATCCGAAAAACGTAAACAGATATTCGAGCGCATGGACGGTGACGGCACCGGCGATGTGTCTTTCGGTGAATATCGCCAGCTCGATCAAGCCAAGCGCGAGATGCTGCTGAAGGCGCGCTTCAATAAGCTCGACCTGGATCAGGACGGCGTATTGTCGGGCGACGAGTATGTCTCATACTTGGGGAGCTTCGAACGCTTCGATCAGAACGGTGACGGCAGTATTACCAGTGAAGAGATTGCATCGCCCGGTTCGGGGGATCGCAGCGGCTGGCTCAGTAAAAAAGTTAAAGAAGATGTCAGTTGTCTGTTGTGGTTTTGCGTGAGGGGCTCACCTAACTAG
- a CDS encoding diguanylate cyclase domain-containing protein, with protein sequence MKILLVEDSPTLRHATSTYIRNAGHDPILAKSGEEALQIVDTTPVDMIIMDVEMPGLDGFETTRLIREWLGEHWVPIIFVTGLSEDANLREGIDVGGDDYLVKPVNQVILSAKIRAMERILNMRNELNRLNEELVQLSQRDSLTGLFNRRTFEEKSTEVWRHATRSQQPVTVILMDIDYFKLYNDEYGHQAGDRCIRMVANALHRCLNRPNDIVARYGGEEFIALLPNTPIEGAQHVTELIRKTVEEMHIKHRGSKMSDRVTVSLGSTTTNFTTAIDLNRLISQADRALYEAKNDGRNRATVTLHSPEATVLVVDDDEQSLNSIHQALEGHCALISTGNATECLRFARDRYPDIILLEVYLPGVNGFEICRKLKADPDTSHIPVVLLSSSSETSELIEFARQVKASACFQKPLDTHKLIAHVRKALKS encoded by the coding sequence ATGAAGATCTTGCTCGTTGAAGACAGCCCCACCTTGCGACACGCGACCAGCACCTATATTCGCAACGCCGGGCACGACCCCATTCTCGCTAAAAGCGGTGAGGAAGCATTGCAGATCGTCGACACCACACCCGTCGACATGATCATTATGGATGTGGAAATGCCAGGACTGGATGGTTTTGAAACCACGCGGCTGATACGCGAATGGCTTGGCGAGCACTGGGTGCCGATCATCTTCGTCACCGGACTCTCCGAAGACGCCAATCTGCGTGAAGGTATCGACGTGGGGGGAGATGATTACCTGGTCAAACCGGTGAACCAGGTTATTTTAAGCGCAAAAATCCGCGCAATGGAGCGCATCCTCAACATGCGCAACGAACTAAACCGGCTGAACGAAGAGCTGGTGCAGTTGAGCCAGCGCGACAGCCTTACCGGCTTGTTCAACCGCCGCACCTTTGAGGAAAAATCCACCGAAGTGTGGCGTCACGCCACCCGCAGTCAGCAGCCGGTGACCGTTATCCTGATGGACATCGACTACTTTAAACTTTACAACGATGAGTACGGGCACCAGGCTGGCGACCGCTGTATACGTATGGTTGCCAATGCCCTGCACCGCTGCCTTAATCGGCCCAACGATATTGTCGCGCGCTATGGCGGGGAAGAATTTATTGCCCTGCTACCAAACACGCCTATTGAAGGCGCCCAGCATGTAACTGAACTCATTCGCAAAACCGTGGAAGAGATGCACATTAAACACCGCGGCTCAAAAATGTCGGACCGGGTCACAGTCAGTCTCGGCTCGACCACGACGAATTTCACCACTGCAATTGACTTGAATCGCCTCATCAGTCAGGCCGACCGGGCACTCTACGAAGCCAAAAACGATGGCCGCAATCGCGCTACAGTCACTCTGCATTCACCGGAAGCTACGGTCCTGGTGGTGGACGACGATGAACAGAGCCTCAACTCGATTCATCAAGCGCTGGAGGGACACTGCGCCCTGATCTCTACAGGCAACGCGACAGAGTGCCTGCGTTTTGCTCGTGACAGGTACCCAGATATTATTTTGTTGGAGGTGTATCTGCCTGGGGTGAACGGCTTTGAGATTTGTCGCAAGCTGAAAGCGGACCCAGATACATCGCATATCCCGGTTGTACTTTTATCGTCATCGTCCGAGACCTCGGAACTGATTGAGTTCGCCCGCCAGGTTAAAGCCAGCGCATGTTTTCAAAAGCCACTGGACACCCACAAGCTCATCGCCCATGTGCGCAAAGCGTTGAAAAGCTGA